Genomic DNA from Equus asinus isolate D_3611 breed Donkey chromosome 10, EquAss-T2T_v2, whole genome shotgun sequence:
GGACCCATCTGGGCATGACCCCCATGTCCAGGAGCGGTGTGATGACAGCCTCCATGTTCCCGAACATGGACGACAGGCCCAGGGTGAAGAGCATCCCGAAGAATAGCACGGCCCAGCCCGGGGCCCCCGGCATGTGCAGGATGGCCTCCGTGAAGACGATGAAAGCCAGGCCTGTGCCCGAGGCACTCTGCAACACACGCCCCACACTGAGACATGTGCATGGGGCACCCACGCTGtgacacacacactgcacacccTGCGCTGTGACAGGCAGGTCACCAACACCCCTCCTGACCTCCCAGCTGAGGCGGGGGCCTTGCCCCATCTGGGCTGCGCCTCAACAAGCCGTAGGTGCAACTCTGAGGGCAGGGGACCATTTCCCCTTGAATAACCTGCAGCCGACAGGTGAAGTGggagcctggggccctgggctCAGGCACCCCTCAGACCCTGCCCTGGGGACCTGCCTCCTTTCTGCCCGCCCCAGCCTGCTGTCCCTGGCCCACGGGTGACAGCTGGCCCTGCGGGCAGCTGCCTGACTCTGGCCATGGCCTGGCCCTGTGACCCTCGCTCTGGCCCCACGCCCGGGATACCCACCCATGACACCCGCTCTCCCAGCCAACCGTCTGCAGCAGGCTTTGGCCCTGCGTGGCCCCACTGCCCTGTGGCAAGGCCCCCAGCTACCTTGTCCAGAAAGTCCTCGAGGCGGCAGGACTCCAGGCCGAGCCCGGCCACCCTCTCGGGCTGGGTGACGTTCAGATGTGCGAGGACGGCAGCATAGTCGTCCCTGGAGATGCTCTGGTCGGGGAAATCGAACGCATTGATGAGGTGGAGGATGTTTCTGCAGGTCAGAGAGTCTGGGTGAGTGCTGGGTTGGGTGCCCGGTACCCGCCACAGGCACACTGGGAAATGCGGGAAAGGACGACGGCATCCCTTGGGTGGGGTCTCGAGGACACCTGTGGCGGGGTCAGCCCTCGCGGGGCACTTCATGCACACTGGGGGAGAGAAGGCAGTTCTCGCCCCTCAGGGGACCCCAGGCCTAGAGGGGAACACGTCCCTGTGGGTACGAGTGGGGCGGTGGCAGCTCCCTTGCCCGCTGGGTGTGTGGGTCCCCAAGCAGCACGGGGCAGCGCTCCCAAAGGCTTCTGGGACGGACGGGAGCCCCAGCACTCCGTGAGTGTTTCGTATTTGTGAATCCGCCTACTCGCAGAACTTATTTGCAACCTAGGACTCAGTAGTCACGGTGTCCCTGCAGTTACGTGCGGACAGGTCCAGAGTGGCAGAAGCTTCGAGTCGCCCACCTTCCCAGCTGAGCTCGGCCAGGCCGCCACCCGCCTTCTTGTCTCAGCTCGGGGGCTGCAGATGGCTCCTCACAGTCTCGTCAGGGCCACCGCTCTCGCCTTTTTGTGCTTTTCGTTGGTGACTCTGCTGTGTAGAGTGTCCTTTAGGCATAGCCCTGAAGAGCTGTCTGTGTCCTAAAGGCAGCAAGAGGCCGGGACGTGCCCCTGGCCCCAGAAACACGTCGGAGGAGCTTCGTTCAGACCCCAGTTGCTGTTGTTGACGGGTGCAGTGCGGGTGGACCAGCGCTGTGCTCATGGGCGTCTCCATGGAAGAGCTGCTCCTACTGCTCTCGAGCGGGGGTCACGCGGTCACCAGGGCACAAGCTTGCAGCCTCTCTAGAACATTCTGCTAGGGGGGGCACATGCTCGGCAGCTCCCAGGGCCGTGGGGCTCTGGCTGCGCCTCATGCAGCTgccccatcctcctcttcctctctctgcggATGCGGCCCCAGTGCGGTCAGAACAGCTGTCTCCCGTGGCACTGTTGGCCGGGGCCGGATCGTTCTGGGGTGTCCCGGGTACCGTGGATGGTTAGCAGCGTCATGGAGGGCTGCCTGTGCCCTTGACGGGCTGTCACAGGTAGACCACGTCTGGAAGGCCATTTGCAAGAAAGAATGGACAGTGCCATGCCATTTGGTGCAGTAAGTCCAGACgtcagtgtcctggggctgctgtgacaaatgacCACACGCTGGAGGCTTCAAACAACAGACCTTCGTCCTCTCTCAGCTCTGCAGCCAGAAGTCTGACGACAAGGTGtcacagggctgtgctcccttcgaggctccaggggagggtccttcccgCCTCTTCCAGCCCCTGGGGCCCCAGGTGTCCCTGGGCTTGTGTCTGCAtccctccaacctctgcctccgtCGTCACGTGGCCTCCTCCATGTGTGTCTGtgcccctctctgtctcttataaggacactgtcATTGGATTGGGGCCACCCTATGCATGAGGACCTCTTCTTAACCAATGGTACTGggaagaccctgtttccaaaccAGGTCACGTGCTGGGTGTGGGTGGACGTGCACTTTGGggacactccccacccccctcccctaaaGACGTGAAGGTAGTCATGTGGCACTCTCTGTGAGCAGCGGCCTCTGACAGCCATGCCCCATAGACGCCCCGCCCCATGGAACCAAGGCGCCAGGCTCACCTGTCCAGGCAGCGCCCGTGGTCATTGGCTGCCTTGAACCCCAGGACAGAGAAGACGATGATGGCGGCGTAGAGGGAGGTCATGCTGTTGACCAGGGCAATGGTCACCGCGTCCTTCTTACAGTTGTTCCTGGGCAGAAACAGCACATCACGGGGCTCTGTGTTAGGGCCCCTGGGGAAGAAGCCAGGAGGGGGCTTGTCGCCCCTTGCCCCCCAGGCTGTGCCCACTCTGCACATGGAGCTTCTTGTGTGCTGCCCAGAAACACTGGAGCTGTTGCTGGTGGTCTCAGGGCAGGTTCAGACCCTCTCCTCACTGACACCTCGCTGCCAACCCCCTACCTCCCGACCCCCTACCCGCTAACCCCGTCCTTACTGACCCCCTCCTCACTGTCCCTCTCCCCACTGACCCCGTCCTCACTGTCCCCCTCCACACTGACCCCTCCCGATCCCCTCCCTGCTGACACCCTCCCTGCCAACCCCCCTCCACTGACCCCCTCCTCACTGTCCCCCCCGCCCACCCCAGCTCAAGGCTGCTGAGGGTCCTCAGCTCACTGAACCCCCATCCCCACAAGGCTGAGCCACAGGGAGCTGGAGCCGTGGGGAGGGTTCGGGGAGCGGGATGTAGGTCTGGCTGAGATCATCCCCAAATGAGACCTGCACACGAGCTGCTCCGAGTGTGAGCCGAGGCAGTCGCATGTCCACGCATGGGTACAGCCCCGGGCCCAGCGCATGCTTCTACCCAGAGGGGCCTGCCCTGCGTTTCCTGGGTCCGCCTCCCACCCACCTATGACAAGCACGTGGAGCCAAGTGTGTCTGGAGTGTCGGTGTCATGGTGCCGCTCAGAGGTATATACGGGTCCACTTTAGTGCTGTGGGCACACTGGGCCTCCTAGAGCCGTGTGCATGGTCCTGGTGGCAGGTGGTGGCCTTGAGTCTATTCTAAGCAACTAGAGAGGCTGACACTCTGCATTTCTGCTCTTGTGACCTCCAGCATCGCACGTGGTTCATTTTAGTTGGTGTCAGCCCCACTTATGGCCTTGTTCCTGGGCCGGCTCCAGAATGTGCTGGAGGCTGCCAAAGGGGATGGCGCAGTAATTGCTGGAGCCAAGAGTCTGCTCTTATCACAAGCTCATGCCAGGTCACCCTCTTCCTGTGGGTGACGTCACGATAAGGAAGTGCCCTGTGGGGCCCACGTCTCTGGCGGAAGGGCTCCACTGCCCAGTCCTACCTGGGTGGGTTGTAACTGGAGAAGGCGATGTGTCCTCCGAAGGCCagggacagagagaagaagaTCTGGGTGGCCGCATCCAGCCACACTCGGGGGTTCTGGAGAATCTGCATCTGGGATGAGACCGGGAACCCAGTTATGCGGCAGACAAACCACACTGGCCTGGGCGCCTGCCATTCCAGAGCATTCCCAAGGCTTCCTTTGGGAAAGCCCTCGTGAGGGATGTGACCCGCTCAGGCCCGGAACAGGGTGGGACCGGGTGTGAGGAAGTGCTCGAGACCACACAGCACAACAAACTCGCCAGCCTGCTTCTGTGACAGCTCCTGTCCACCGGGCACGCAGGCTCTGAGAACTTGGCCAACAGACCTCCCGGGGCTGGGAAAGGCAACTTGAACTGGGGTGTGTTTATTCTCTCCTTTCAGACCTGGTGGCTTTGAGCGACCTGAAGGCCCAGGCAGGGTCCGCGTGCGCAGTGCCTGGTCTCTGCTGCTGGGGATCCACTTCCATACCCAGGGACCCCCTCTTCCCCTGGGGAGGCTTCAGGGGGCCTTCTGTGCAACCCCTGAAATCCCCCAGGGAATGCTGGGGTCCTGGAGGGTATGGAATGGTCCAGAAGTAGGACGGCCTCCAGTGGGCAGGCCCCTCGGTCCTGTGGCTCCTTGCCTGGTGAGATCGAGCAGCTGGATGAGGACCTCAAAGGTGTGGGGTTCAGGACACTAGGGGCTGGAGATCTGGGATCCCAGCCAGCCTCTCCCCTGAACCAGGGCCCCAACCCCGTGTTTCATGTCAGTCTCCACTCAGATGAGCTGCAGGCACTGAAGTGTATACATCCCAAACCACATCCTCCGGCTCCCTCTCCCTCCGATCCTGACCTGCTCGCTCTCACCCTCACCCAGCCCGGGGCAGCCTCGCCTCTGGCTCACAGCCACTCACACGGCCAGGGGATGGCACGACCTGGGCTGTGCTGTGGCCCCGACCCGTGTGTGTGCTGGGGCCCGGACCCGGGACTCCTACTCGAGACCCACTTACCTTGGGGGTGAACAGGTAGGTTAAGCCTTCAGTGGCCCCGGGCAGGGTGAGTCCTCTGATGAGGAAGATGGTCAGGACCAGGTAAGGGAACAAGGCTGTGAAATAAATTGCCTTAAAGAAAGACAGATTGTTAGACTTTTTGATATAAAAAGCTTGAGCCAGGCTGGCGTGCCAGAATGGCCTCTGTGGCCAGAGTTGTGTCACCCACGTGGCATTCCACATCGGGGCGGAGGGCACTGTGGGGGATGGTGGGCAGTGGGCTCCAGTCAAGCTTGGAGGGTTTGGGGCTTGCCGTGACGGTCACACATGGATTCACGTATGCTTCTGTGGCCTGTGGGGTCAGCTGAGGCGGTCACAGACCACCAGGTGGGCGGCCGCCCTGTTGTCCATGCTGCAGGCTCTTGTTACATCAGCATCCTCTTCCTTCTCACTCTGATGCCCCACAACCGGCCACTTCCCGTGGCCTCGGACCGCACCCCTCCCTGCATCCCTCCCccggcacagggccagcccaaattCTCGGTCAGGTCTGGGCAGGGTCTGCACAAAGACAGTCTACAAATGGACTTCTTCCCTCACTGCCCCGTGTTCCTGGATACAGACTGACTGTGGGGATCACCTGGAAGCATCTTCAGGGACTTTCATAAGAGGAATTTCTAGCTGCCTTGTTGGGCCTAATGGTGGCTTTGGTCTGAGTCCGTAATTCCAGTCCTCACTGAGAATAACTGCAACTTCCACAGGCTGACTGAGAGGACGCAGGCCCACTCGGGTCCGGGAGAAAGCTCCACAACCACGACGAGGGCCTGAACAGCGTGGACCTGCACTGCGCTCGTTTGAAGGTTATGTCTGCATGTAAGATACCAGACGCATCCCTGCCCAAGAGAGGAGGGCCGGGGAGCCCCTGCACCGCATGCACCACCAGGGGCTTGCTTGTGAGCCCGAGGCTCAGGCTCCCCGTCCTTTCTTTGCGGGAACCACGTGAGTAACTATTGATAACATTTTTCTCATCATTCAAGTCTCTTCAAAAGATAAGtgattgtttaaaacaaaaatgctaacAATGCACTTGCtgtttataacacattataagtGAGACGTGTGACAACAACACAGAAGTcgggagggaggaagtggagaaggATGCTAGGAGGTCCCTCTACCACATGCGTGCTACAGTGTCGCTCGAAGACAGACCAGGATAAACTGAAGACTGTGCCATGACCCCTGACGCAACCACTAGAATAACAAAACAAGGATCACAGCTAACAAGCCAACAAAGGACGTAGAGCCAGACCCCAGAAACACTCAGAAAAAGAGCACAGATGGGGCACGCTGAAAACAAACACAGGATGACAGGTTTAAACCCATCAACAATCACATTAGAGGTAAATGGTCTAAGCACCCTAGATgagaggcagagattgtcagactggatgaAAAAGCAGGACCTGACTGTGTACCATCTACAAGAAACACCCTTTAAATAAAGGGCCaaacaagttaaagaaaaagaatgaaaaaataatacacagtGTTGACATAGTGGAAAGAAGGCTGAAGTGGCTTTGTTAATGTCTCAGTCAACTCCCAGCAAAGACTATCAGCAGGATAGGGATGGTCGTTTCATAATGACAAAGGGATCGATTCTCCAAGGAGACACTAGCCAGCCCtaggggtctagtggttaagatcccaCACTCTCACCACTGCGGCCCCGGTTCCCGTCCGTGGGTTGTCATACTGCTGTGGCTgcgtgtggctgtgatgctgaaagctatgcaaccaggatttcaaataccagcaggtcacccatggtggacaggattcagtggagcttccagactagacagactaggaagaaggagctggccacCCAATTATGACacattgaccatgaaaaccctgtgagtagcagcagagcattttctgatacagcgccagaagGCAAGAGGGTGGTGCAAACAGACGGGACAGGTTCCCTCTGCTGTGCACGGGGTCACTAGGATCAGAATCAAcatgacagcactaacaacaggCAGAGCCTCTAACCCGCGGTGCAAACACTGACAGAAGCCGGGAGGGGCCCCTGCAGCGGGAGGGAGGGGGAACTGAGGCCGGCCTGTGGGCTCTCACCTTCCCAGTGGTTTCGATGCCTCTGATGATGCACAGGTACACGACTGCCCAGGAGGCCACCAAGCAGACCAGCAGCTGCCACTGGATGGAGCCACTGTCATTGATGTCAGCTGTGACGTTCAGCGTCTGCCGATACCAGAAGTAGCTCACGGAGCTGCTGCGCTGGCATTCTTCCACGAACCCTGGAGCCAGGAGGGGCCCATCACAGCTGGCCACCAGGCTTGAGCTGGGATTCAGGCTTCCGCGGACCACCGCCCAAGAGCACAGGCTGCGGACAGCCGGGCCTGGGGCTGCTGCCGGAGCCCTGGGcccaccagctggcccctgaGTGAGGGCCAGGGAGTGAGGGTCAGCAGCTGGTGCCTCCCGCCGCCCAGGGCGTCCAGCTTTGGCCTATGGGGCAGATGAGGGGAGCCTCCTTCCCCAGGGCTGGCCTCATTCGGCAGGTGCCACTCACAACGTTTGTTATCAGCCAGAGGCAAGAAGGGAAAGAGGGTTAACCCAGCTTTGTGAGCACACATGAAAATCACACTGTTGCCCAAGTCTCGGAGAGCCCCCCACATGGAGCAGTCGACTGAGGCCTTGGCCTAAAGGCTTAAGTCAGCGAAGCAGCAGCTATCGCCTACCCTCTTCTCACCGGGCAGCGCACTGCGCAAGGGCACGCCAGCCGTGCTAGGAACAGACGGGGTCTCCGTGGGTCCCCAGGCCCGGCAGCGAACAGTGGGTAAAGGGAATGTGATTTCAAGTGTGCTGCGTCAGGGAGATGCGAAGGGCTCCTCGGGCAGCACCGAGCTCCCTCCAGGCCCCGGGCGTTACCTGTGCGGTTGCGGTCGGGCGGGCAGGCGCTCCAGGGCAGCGGGTTCTGGAAGGAGTTGAGGAGGTACCACAGCACCCACGTCAGGACGGTGTTGTAGTAGATGCCGATGAGAGAGGACACTGTGAAGCAGCCCAGCCCTGCGGGCGCCAGCGAGGGTTAGTGTCTCTCCATCAGCCACCTCCCTGTTAAGAACGCCCTGACGCCCGCTTCACCATTTCCACTGCCCTGGTCACTCCAAGGGGATCCCGCCACCCCCCCCCACCGCTGACCCGCATCGGTCACACTCTTCCCTGGGCGATGCCTCATTTTTATGGCCATGCGGGCCGTTCTTGGCTACGTTCTTGGGCCACGGTCCACTGGCTTTCTAGGTTGTTTCCAGATGGATGGGTCTTTCAGACGGTGCTGCAGCCACCAGAGGGGCGTGTCACAGGCCCGGATGGTGACGCTGAGACCCTCTCACCGCAGCACCCCATCTTGAGGGTGTGCAAGGAGTGTGTGCCCTCTGGGTGTGCCGTCATCCAGGCTTCTCTGATGCCCACGAGCTCCCAGGACGTGCAGGCTCAGCGCTCGTGTGTGATAGGCCCGGAGTGATTCAGGGCAACTGGCTCCTGCTCCGTGGGGCTGGGCCCatcgcctcctcctcctcctcctgcaccgGAGCTCACCCCACACAGCGCCCTGCACTCTAGTCTTTCCTCGTGCTTTTGGGGGAGCCACTCGAGGCTCCTGGAAGAGGCCTCCTCCTAGTGTGATGGGAGCTCTCCCACACGGATCTGCTGCCTGGGTCTCCCTGAGCCTTTACACCTGCTTCCTCTGTAGGTTCGAAACCACTGACAGTGACCAGGGACATGCAGCACACGTGACCTGCAGCCCCGGTCCCCGCCCTCCCAGAGCACACGCAGGCAGGAGTCAGGGGTGGCCACATACCTATTCCACCCAGGTAGGGCGAGATGGTTGTCCAGACCCCGATGCTGCCCTTCCGCAGGCGCTGGCCGATGGCGAGCTCCATGTGGAAGAGCGGGATGCCCTCGAAGGCCAGGGCGATGAAGTAGGGGATGAGGAAGGCCCCTGCGAAGAGCCGAGGTCAGCAGACAGTCGCCGTTCGCCCAGTGGTGCCTCGGGCTGGAGGACAGCACGTGGGAAAGCACCCCAGAGACCTCCCGGAGACCGGGAGACCAGCCCGAATGTCCCGGCCCCTGCTCGGGGCAGCCGAGACCCCCCAGCGGGGCTGCCACGCCCCTTCCTGACTTTAGTTCAGTGTGTGTGACCAGGTGACCATATAAGCAGGGCTGGGACGTGAGGCCCTAGGCCATGTCTTGAGGGGTGTGAAGGGCTCAATAAGGAGCCGGCTCACCCCCTGAGCTAGGACGTGGGGTCTGAGCGAGAC
This window encodes:
- the SLC6A18 gene encoding inactive sodium-dependent neutral amino acid transporter B(0)AT3, which gives rise to MALAPGPDPLGDGSGDERPKWDNKLQYLLSCVGFAVGLGNIWRFPYLCQTYGGGAFLIPYFIALAFEGIPLFHMELAIGQRLRKGSIGVWTTISPYLGGIGLGCFTVSSLIGIYYNTVLTWVLWYLLNSFQNPLPWSACPPDRNRTGFVEECQRSSSVSYFWYRQTLNVTADINDSGSIQWQLLVCLVASWAVVYLCIIRGIETTGKAIYFTALFPYLVLTIFLIRGLTLPGATEGLTYLFTPKMQILQNPRVWLDAATQIFFSLSLAFGGHIAFSSYNPPRNNCKKDAVTIALVNSMTSLYAAIIVFSVLGFKAANDHGRCLDRNILHLINAFDFPDQSISRDDYAAVLAHLNVTQPERVAGLGLESCRLEDFLDKSASGTGLAFIVFTEAILHMPGAPGWAVLFFGMLFTLGLSSMFGNMEAVITPLLDMGVMPRWVPKEVLTGVACLSCFLASIHFTLHSGNYWLEVFDRYAASLNLVIFAFLEVVGIVYVYGMNRFCDDVAWMTGRRPSLYWRVTWKVVSPLLLLTIFVAYIALLARVPPSYRAWNPQYDQFPTQQENVYPGWVQVTCVLLSFLPVLLVPAVALAQLLVRHRRKKKDALQDMHLKPQDSGAC